A portion of the Rhinopithecus roxellana isolate Shanxi Qingling chromosome 21, ASM756505v1, whole genome shotgun sequence genome contains these proteins:
- the ATP5F1A gene encoding ATP synthase subunit alpha, mitochondrial, with protein MLSVRVAAAVVRALPRRAGLVSRNALGSSFIAARNLHASNTHLQKTGTAEMSSILEERILGADTSVDLEETGRVLSIGDGIARVHGLRNVQAEEMVEFSSGLKGMSLNLEPDNVGVVVFGNDKLIKEGDIVKRTGAIVDVPVGEELLGRVVDALGNAIDGKGPIGSKTRRRVGLKAPGIIPRISVREPMQTGIKAVDSLVPIGRGQRELIIGDRQTGKTSIAIDTIINQKRFNDGSDEKKKLYCIYVAIGQKRSTVAQLVKRLTDADAMKYTIVVSATASDAAPLQYLAPYSGCSMGEYFRDNGKHALIIYDDLSKQAVAYRQMSLLLRRPPGREAYPGDVFYLHSRLLERAAKMNDAFGGGSLTALPVIETQAGDVSAYIPTNVISITDGQIFLETELFYKGIRPAINVGLSVSRVGSAAQTRAMKQVAGTMKLELAQYREVAAFAQFGSDLDAATQQLLSRGVRLTELLKQGQYSPMAIEEQVAVIYAGVRGYLDKLEPSKITKFENAFLSHVVSQHQALLGTIRADGKISEESDAKLKEIVTKFLAGFEA; from the exons ATGCTGTCCGTACGCGTTGCTGCGGCCGTGGTCCGCGCCCTCCCTCGGCGGGCCGGACTG GTCTCCAGAAATGCTTTGGGTTCATCTTTCATTGCTGCAAGGAACCTCCATGCCTCTAACACTCATCTTCAGAAGACTG GGACTGCTGAGATGTCCTCTATTCTTGAAGAGCGTATTCTTGGAGCTGATACTTCTGTTGACCTTGAAGAAACTGGGCGTGTCTTAAGTATTGGTGATGGTATTGCCCGCGTACATGGGCTGAGGAATgttcaagcagaagaaatggtAGAGTTTTCTTCAGGCttaaag GGTATGTCCTTGAACTTGGAACCTGACAATGTTGGTGTTGTCGTGTTTGGAAATGATAAACTGATTAAGGAAGGAGATATAGTGAAGAGGACAGGAGCCATTGTGGACGTTCCAGTTGGTGAGGAGCTGTTGGGTCGTGTAGTTGATGCTCTTGGTAATGCTATTGATGGAAAG ggtccAATTGGTTCCAAGACCCGTAGGCGAGTTGGTCTGAAAGCCCCTGGTATCATTCCTCGAATTTCAGTGCGGGAACCAATGCAGACTGGCATTAAGGCTGTGGATAGCTTGGTGCCAATTGGTCGTGGTCAGCGTGAGCTGATTATTGGTGACCGACAGACTGG gaaaacttcAATTGCTATTGACACAATCATTAACCAGAAACGTTTCAATGATGGATCTGATGAAAAGAAGAAGCTGTACTGTATCTATGTTGCTATTGGTCAAAAGAGATCCACTGTTGCCCAGTTGGTGAAGAGACTTACAGATGCAG ATGCCATGAAGTACACCATTGTGGTGTCAGCTACAGCCTCGGATGCTGCCCCACTTCAGTACCTGGCTCCTTACTCTGGCTGTTCCATGGGAGAGTATTTTAGAGACAATGGCAAACATGCTTTGATCATCTATGATGACTTATCCAAACAg GCTGTTGCTTACCGTCAGATGTCTCTGTTGCTGCGCCGACCCCCTGGTCGTGAGGCCTATCCTGGTGATGTGTTCTACCTACACTCCCGATTGCTGGAGAGAGCAGCCAAAATGAACGATGCTTTTGGTGGTGGCTCCTTGACTGCTTTGCCAGTCATAGAAACACAGGCTGGTGATGTGTCTGCTTACATTCCAACGAATGTCATTTCCATCACTGACGGACAG ATCTTCTTGGAAACAGAATTGTTCTACAAAGGTATCCGCCCTGCCATTAACGTTGGTCTGTCTGTGTCTCGTGTCGGATCTGCTGCCCAAACCAGGGCTATGAAGCAG GTGGCAGGTACCATGAAGCTGGAATTGGCTCAGTATCGTGAGGTTGCTGCTTTTGCCCAGTTCGGTTCTGACCTCGATGCTGCCACTCAACAACTTTTGAGTCGTGGCGTGCGTCTAACTGAGTTGCTGAAGCAAGGACAGTATT CTCCCATGGCTATTGAAGAACAAGTGGCTGTTATCTATGCGGGTGTAAGGGGCTATCTTGATAAACTGGAGCCCAGCAAGATTACAAAGTTTGAGAATGCTTTCTTGTCTCATGTTGTCAGTCAGCACCAAGCCCTGTTGGGCACTATCAG GGCTGATGGAAAGATCTCAGAAGAATCGGATGCAAAGCTGAAAGAGATTGTAACAAAGTTCTTGGCTGGATTTGAAGCTTAA